GGGCAATTTTAACATCAAATCCTCAAGAGTATTGTGGAGTTCATGCAACTCAGGATGCTTTGATGGATCGTGTTATTACCATCGATATGCCTACACCTGATGAACTGAGTCAGCAGGAAATTGTAGTTCATAAAACAGGTATAGATTCTGAGAAAGCAGAAGTAATTGTCCGCTTAGTACGGACGTTTTGGAGTCGATCTGGTTCTGGACAGGGCGGTGGATTGCGTTCCTGTCTGATGATTGCCAAAATCTGCCACGAACACGAAATTTCCGTAAACCCTGGAGATCCTAGCTTCCAAGATATTTGTGCCGATATCCTGCTTTCTCGCACGAATCAACCTCTTATGGAAGCAACTCGCCTACTGGAAGAGGTTTTAAGTGAATTTTATCATCGTATAAAAACTCAATCTCAGCCAACTGAGACAATACCAGACAGCCAAAATCAGATTGTATTGGAACAACGAGTACCTTACGAGCATGAGGTCTACAACTACCTGTGCAATTCTCCAGGAAGGCGTTTCTCTGAATTGGCAGTAGAGTTAGGGATCGATCGCAGTCAAATTGTGGCTGCACTCAAGTCTCTCAGAGAACAGGGAGTATTAGTACAAATGCAGGGCAATGCCGAGTCGCCTAACATCTCACAAACAGTTGCTTTTGATTCTGGTCATTTAATAAACAAATGAGTACTAATACTAACCGGGGAGCTATCACCACATCAACTCAGGGTTCTACTTTGGCAGATATTCTCGAACGGGTTCTGGATAAAGGCATTGTGATAGCAGGAGATATTTCTATTTCCGTAGGCTCCACAGAACTGCTAAACATTCGGATTCGTTTGTTGATTTCTTCTGTTGATAAAGCCAAAGAAATTGGAATTAACTGGTGGGAGAGCGACCCCTATCTTAATAGTCAAGCTCGTTCCTTATTAACAACTAATCAACAACTTCAAGAGCGTGTTGCCAGTCTAGAAACAGAACTGCGATCGCTCAAAGCACTCAATCCTATTAATCATCAGAATGCAGGCGATTAGCAAATCAAAAGGTTCCGATTCAGGTTTAGCGCCGTTATTACTGACGGTTGTTGAACTGATACGCCAACTCATGGAAGCTCAAGTTATTCGGCGAATGGATGCTGGCAACCTCAGCGACAATGAGTTAGATCGAGCTGCCGAAAGCCTGCAAAAGCTTGAACAGCAGGTTGTTCAGCTTTGCGAGATATTTGATATTGATCCAGCCGATCTAAATATTAACTTGGGTGAAATGGGAAATTTACTTCCCCAATCTGGAGGATACTACCCCGGTGAAACCTCTAGTCAGCCTTCTATTTTAGAACTTCTCGATCGCCTATTAAATACGGGTGTTGTGGTTGAAGGTGACTTGGACTTAGGACTGGCTCAGTTAAGCTTAGTTCATGCCAAGTTAAGACTAGTACTCACTTCTAAACCCCTGTAACTTTTTTATCTAAATTATTCTTGGTAAGACATTCTTATGAGTTATGGCTTTTACATTTATGGAATTTTGACCTTGCCTGCTCCACAAAATTTAAATTTACAGGGCATAGATCGGCAACCTGTACAAATTAAAATTTTGGATGGTTTTGCAGTCATCTACTCCGAAGCACAGCAAGAGCGTTATTTGGCAAGCCGTCGTAACCTGCTAAGTCATG
This portion of the Nostoc sp. GT001 genome encodes:
- the gvpN gene encoding gas vesicle protein GvpN, which translates into the protein MTTVLNASPQRFVNTPAVQRIAQRALRYLQSGFSVHLRGAAGVGKTTLAMHLADLLNQPIILLFGDDEFKTSDLIGNQLGYTRKKVVDNFIHSVVKVEDELRQHWVDARLTLACKEGFTLVYDEFNRSHPEVNNVLLSVLEERLLVLPTNQQRAEYIRVHPKFRAILTSNPQEYCGVHATQDALMDRVITIDMPTPDELSQQEIVVHKTGIDSEKAEVIVRLVRTFWSRSGSGQGGGLRSCLMIAKICHEHEISVNPGDPSFQDICADILLSRTNQPLMEATRLLEEVLSEFYHRIKTQSQPTETIPDSQNQIVLEQRVPYEHEVYNYLCNSPGRRFSELAVELGIDRSQIVAALKSLREQGVLVQMQGNAESPNISQTVAFDSGHLINK
- a CDS encoding gas vesicle protein K, whose protein sequence is MQAISKSKGSDSGLAPLLLTVVELIRQLMEAQVIRRMDAGNLSDNELDRAAESLQKLEQQVVQLCEIFDIDPADLNINLGEMGNLLPQSGGYYPGETSSQPSILELLDRLLNTGVVVEGDLDLGLAQLSLVHAKLRLVLTSKPL
- a CDS encoding gas vesicle protein; protein product: MSTNTNRGAITTSTQGSTLADILERVLDKGIVIAGDISISVGSTELLNIRIRLLISSVDKAKEIGINWWESDPYLNSQARSLLTTNQQLQERVASLETELRSLKALNPINHQNAGD